Genomic DNA from Pigmentiphaga litoralis:
GTGGAACACGGACTGCCCACGTCGCCCGCCCAGCAAGACCTTGGCCGCCGAATCGCAGGCACGATGTCCTGACTCTGACAGTCCGATCGGTATGTCGATCGCGATGATGGCAGGGGCAGGCGCCCAGGCCAGCAGGTCGGCAAACCGGGCATGCACCGCATGGTGAAGGCGGCCTGACGATGCGTCCTGCTTTGCCGCGAACCAGCCCGCGCGGCACGCGTCGACACCGACGCAGTCCCTTGACGGCGGCAGCGGCGCCTCAATCGCAACGGGCAGGTCAGGCATTGCTGTCCATGGCAAGCATGTCGCCAACGTACATCACCTGAGAGGCAGGCCGCGAACCCGCGTCAATGACCCGCTCGGTGGCCTGCACGTCACCCTCGCGCGTCAATATTCCAGCGCCACGTCCGCCGGGTTGCCGATCACCTTGCCCAACTGTTGCAGCAACACATCCGGCACCCGGACGCGCCAGTCTTCACTCAACCGGACCACGCACTTGGCTTCGCCCTGGTTATAGACAATCTCGACCGGTGTGCCGGGGTAGCCGTTCTGCGGCTCGGCCCGGTAGGGCGACAGCATGTCTTTCAACAGCTGCGTCTGCGCATTGCCGTTCAGACGAATCGACAAGGCGCGGGCCTTGGCTTCGCGCGCCATCTGCAGGTCCATGACCGATTCGGCCACGATCCGCGTGCCGCCGGAGTATTCGTCGTTGGTGACCTTGCCGGACACGATCAGCAACTGGTCTTCACGCAGGCGGCTGCGGTTGGCTTCGTACAGTTCGTTGAAGACCGACACTTCGACCTGCGCGCTGCCGTCGTCCAGCACGGCAAAGACCATCTTGCCGCGGCGGGTCATCATCACGCGGACGCCGACCAGAATGCCGGCCATCCATTGCAGGTCGCGGCTGGGCTGCAACTGCGCCAGCGTGCCGCGTACGAAGCGTTTGACCTCGTGGCGATACGCATCGAACAGGTGGCCGCTGAAGTAGTAGCCCAGCGCCGATTTTTCGTGGCCCAGGCGTTCACGTTCGTCCCAGGGTTCGACGCGGGCCAGTTCGCCCGACAGGTCGGCGTGGTCATCCCCGCCAAACAAGGAGACCTGGCTGGCGGCGCGCGCGGCCTGTTCGGCGCCTTCCATGGCGGTGCCGACCGTGGCAAGCAAGGCGGCTCGGCTGTCGGAAAACGCGTCGAACGCGCCGGCCTTGATCATGGCTTCGATCGTGCGGCGGTTGACGGCGTTCTTGTTCACGCGGCGGCAAAAGTCGAACAGGTCCTTGAAGGGACCGCCTTCGGTCCGCGCACGGATGATGTCTTCAACCGCGCCCTGCCCCGTGCCCTTCACGGCACCCAGGCCATATCGGATGGTGCGGGGCGGCTTGCCCTTGGCGGCATGTTCGTCCTGCACCGGTTCGAACCGGTAGCCGGACATGTTGACGTCGGGCGGCAGGATCGCAACCTTGTTGGCGATCGTGTCGGCCCAGAAGATCTGCATCTTGTCGGTATCGTCCATGTCGGACGACATCGTCGCGGCCATGAACTCGGCCGGGTGATGCGCTTTGAGCCAGGCCGTCTGGTACGTGATCAGTGCGTAGGCGGCGGTGTGCGACTTGTTGAAGCCGTATTCCGCGAACTTTTCCATCAGGTTGAACAGCGTGACCGCAAGGTCGGGGTCATAACCCTTTTCGGACGCGCCCTGCTGGAAAATCTCGCGATGCTTGGCCATTTCCTCGGCCTTTTTCTTGCCCATCGCGCGGCGCAGCAAGTCGGCGCCACCCAGCGTGTAGCCGCCGATCAGCTGCGAGATCAGCATCACCTGCTCCTGATACACGATCACGCCGTACGTGCTTTTCAGCGTGGCTTCGAGGTCAGGATGGAAATATTCGGCCTTGGCGCGGCCGTGCTTGCGGTTGACGAAGTCATCGACCATGCCCGAGCCGAGCGGGCCCGGACGGAACAGCGCCAGCACGGCAATGATGTCTTCAAAGTTGCTGGGGCGCAGCTTCTTGAGCAGTTCTTTCATGCCGCGCGATTCGACCTGGAACACCGACGTGGTGTTGCCGTCGCTCAGCAGCTTGTAGGCGCCCAGATCGTCCAGCGGCAAGGCCATGACGTCGAAGTCGCGTTTGCTCGGATTGAACTCGCGCACGTACCGCACGGCCCAGTCCAGGATCGTCAGGTTGCGCAGGCCCAAGAAGTCGAACTTGACCAGGCCCACGGCTTCCACGTCGTCCTTGTCGTACTGCGACATGGCCGTCTGGCTCTGACCGGGCTGGCAATACAGCGGGCAGAAATCGGTCAGTTTGCCCGGGGCGATCAGCACCCCCCCGGCGTGCATGCCGATGTTCCGCGTCAGGCCTTCCAGCGGCCGCGCCAGATCGATCAGCGCGCGCGCTTCTTCGTCGTTGTCGTACCGTTCCTTGAAGGCCGGCTCTTCGTTCAGTGCACGTTCCAGATCCCAGGGGTCGGCGGGCGAATGCGGAATGATCTTGGACAGGCCATCGCAGAACATGTACGGCAGGTCCAGCACGCGGCCCGCATCGCGGATCACGGCCTTGGCGCCCAGGGTACCGAAGGTGGCGATCTGGCTCACGGCTTCGCGGCCGTACTTGACCTTGACGTATTCGATGACCTTGTCGCGATTGTCCTGGCAGAAGTCGATATCGAAG
This window encodes:
- the dnaE gene encoding DNA polymerase III subunit alpha — translated: MPSVSASPFVHLRVHSEFSVVDGVVRISELVKQVAAMEQPAVALTDLSNMFGLIKFYRSARSKGVKPVAGCDVWVTNDADRDKPFRMLLLVRNHQGYLNLCELLSQAFLTNQNKGRGELRPEWLDTLSDGLIALSGGRFGDIGQAIEQGNLPAAAELARKWADVFPGSFYIELQRAGREGDETYVQAAMRLAAECHLPVVATHPVQFLTREDYRAHEARVCIAEGELLANPRRQRRFTEDQYLQSTEEMMAKFADVPSALVNTAHIAQRCNLTLELGNPKLPNFPTPDGVTLDEYLVQLSKEGLEKRMLTLFPDESDREAHREEYEARLDRECKTIIGMGFPGYFLIVQDFINWGKSNGVPVGPGRGSGAGSLVAFSLGITDIDPLRYDLLFERFLNPERVSMPDFDIDFCQDNRDKVIEYVKVKYGREAVSQIATFGTLGAKAVIRDAGRVLDLPYMFCDGLSKIIPHSPADPWDLERALNEEPAFKERYDNDEEARALIDLARPLEGLTRNIGMHAGGVLIAPGKLTDFCPLYCQPGQSQTAMSQYDKDDVEAVGLVKFDFLGLRNLTILDWAVRYVREFNPSKRDFDVMALPLDDLGAYKLLSDGNTTSVFQVESRGMKELLKKLRPSNFEDIIAVLALFRPGPLGSGMVDDFVNRKHGRAKAEYFHPDLEATLKSTYGVIVYQEQVMLISQLIGGYTLGGADLLRRAMGKKKAEEMAKHREIFQQGASEKGYDPDLAVTLFNLMEKFAEYGFNKSHTAAYALITYQTAWLKAHHPAEFMAATMSSDMDDTDKMQIFWADTIANKVAILPPDVNMSGYRFEPVQDEHAAKGKPPRTIRYGLGAVKGTGQGAVEDIIRARTEGGPFKDLFDFCRRVNKNAVNRRTIEAMIKAGAFDAFSDSRAALLATVGTAMEGAEQAARAASQVSLFGGDDHADLSGELARVEPWDERERLGHEKSALGYYFSGHLFDAYRHEVKRFVRGTLAQLQPSRDLQWMAGILVGVRVMMTRRGKMVFAVLDDGSAQVEVSVFNELYEANRSRLREDQLLIVSGKVTNDEYSGGTRIVAESVMDLQMAREAKARALSIRLNGNAQTQLLKDMLSPYRAEPQNGYPGTPVEIVYNQGEAKCVVRLSEDWRVRVPDVLLQQLGKVIGNPADVALEY